In the genome of Phacochoerus africanus isolate WHEZ1 chromosome 5, ROS_Pafr_v1, whole genome shotgun sequence, the window TCTCCGGGTCTGCAATAAAGAGACAGTGAGGAGGAGCCACTCTCTGTTAGCTCTTAAGTAGGTAGATTcaaagctggtttttttttttctttctttctttttttaaagaaatacaggagttcgtgtcatgccacagcagaaacaaatctgactaggaaccgtgaggttataggtttgattcctggcctcgctcagtgggttaaggatccggcattgccgtgagctgtggtgtaggtcgcaaacgtggcttggatctggcgttgctgtggctgtggtgtaggctggcagtgacagctccaatgagacctctagcctgggaacctccatatgccgagggagtggccctaagaagacaaaagaccaaaaaaaaaaaaaaaaaactttttccaaggagaaagaaaatgaaaattaatagaaCTGCTCTGTCAACTGTTTATTCCAAATAAGAATGTTACTCATGTGAGCTGGAAAGATGGTCATAATCCCAAATCCCTGAATATTGGATTATTAAGTAAGTCACATTAAAAGCTGTAAGGCAGTGAGGGTATTGCTAAAAgaacaactgaattttttttttttttttttggctgtacctgggacgtgtggaagttcccagtttagggattgaacctgagctgcagttgcagatcatgccacagttgtggcaacgccggttccttaacctgctgtgccacaggggaacttccaagGACCACCGAATTTGAATTATAGTTGTCTAACTGTAGCTTCAGCGTCAAAGAGCTGAGGGAGGCAGGGACTGACTGCTTCATTCCTCAGGGGGTCAAGGGACAGAATGTTTCCATACAATGGATtaaattattgtaatttttaaaatttcctctactttgaaaataaaaaatgccctAAATTTGAGGTCTTTTTCTACTAGAGCCCCTGTGATAGTAATGTTTCCCCCTGGGAAAGAGCAGCAGGTTCAGAAATCCTGGTGAATTAGAGGCCAGAGTCCTGAGGCAGAGATGGCCAGAGATCAGCTTGGTGAGAAGCTGTAGGCTCTGCCTATAAATAGCTCAGCTGATGACATCAGACAAACCTTGTCACCAAGCTAGTCCTTGCTCTTTAAAAATCTGGCTCTCGGGTAAATAGTTTTCAGTCCTTGTCAGCAATGGAAGGAAATTTCATTGAAAGAGAGGATATAGGAGATACTTTAAAAGACTAAAGATGGAGGTTTTATAGTATTGAGAGAAAACGAAAGACAAAAGTAATTACAAACAAGCAGGTTATATGGAAGGCTTGGCAGGAAATTCTGTTTTTGTGTAACAGAAGATGCATTTTTGCAAGGGAGGCGAGGTGTATAAAATTTACCTTCAGGTAACATTTCTAGGACATGGAAGATCATGAGAGGTCAGCTAGAAGTAGATGGACTCCCATCTTGGAGGAATCTGGATAGAAAGGATGTTTTCTACTCCCTACAGAGTAAGACAAAAATTGCATATTCAGAATCACCTTGAATTACTTAGATAGGGACCATGATGGAGACACACAAGTCATGTTTCACTCAGTTCAGCAGAGGCAGCCTCTAGTGCAAGAACTGGTCACTGTTAAGTTGTTGGACTGCCAGATAAAGTAGCTGGCTTGAGTTCACAGGCCTTATGTTGTTTTAGAAATACTTAACTTTAAACATGAGAACCACTTCTGCACAGGGAGATGCTTCCACAGTGATATCAGGTAGGAGAGTAACTGATGGAAGAGCAGACTGATGTCTCCTAACTCAAGCTGGGCTGGGGTATGTGCTCACTAAATGGCCAGCAGGCCTGCCAGCACATTGAAATTATGCTCTCTTCACCAAAGCCCTTTAGTTAGTTGCATTTGTGTTAAATATGCACACACTCTCTTTCTAGTGACAgagtattatatttgttcttCATGTCATTGCCAAGACCTGCAGTACGTACACTGAGCATGAAAAAGCGTGCTCCTGCTGATAGGACAAGgctttgaaattaaaatacatatttttctttttttagcttttgtctttttagggtcacacctgtggcatatggaggttcccaggctaggggtctaatcggagctgcagcttccagcctacaccacagctcacggcaacgctggatccttagcccactgagcaaggccaaagattgaacccacatcctaatggatactagtcgggttcgttaaccactgagccataatgggaagtcttttttttttttcttctgtaaatacatatattttgcatTGGATCTTTGTGACAAGGCAATCCTAAATCTAGGTATGAGCAGGAGGTTATCAAATGCTGCATCTAAGGATCACAaggccattttggaaaatagtaCCGAGAGACCAAAATCAATAGAAATTTGTCTTTATTGGTAATCCCCATCCTCCTTGGAGGTAAGAGGGAATGACACTGATGTATGAGTAACCTGCCAAGAGGATCTGACCTGTATCCACATAACGCAGGGTTATAAGTCCTTTGTGTTTGGATCTTGTCTCATTTCTGTTTAGACATAATTTGAAGGCCAGCTTAGCACTTATACTTCCTAATTATGTTAGGGTAAAATCCTCATAATGAATGCAGTGTGAGTTTCCAGTGAGTCTTTTAGATCCTCTGACACTTTCAGATCCTAAGTATATCCAAAGAAATCACGGGCTTTAAGATAAAGTAAACACAAGCATTTAACTAAGATATGCActttcatatatgtgtatgttggGGCCAGAGATGGGTCTCATAAAATTTCTGAGAaaaagcatgattgatccaatgataaaccattttttttttggctgtacccacagcatgtggaaattcctgcaccaggcatcaaacctgcaccaccaaAGTGACCTgaacaacagcagtgacaatgccagatccttaacccactgagccaccagggaactccctaactttttAAGTTTACCTGGAAATTGGAAATGCCAAAAGACAACCAAGCACACACAAAAAGCTCACTTTTAAGCAAATCCAtaacttgaagaaaaagaaacctaaacATATTCTGAGGGTGGTATATAGTCATATAGCAGCCATGAGAACTTCCAGCAACTGGCTAATTTCTTCACATTAGCTGGCATGTCTGGTAAACAGCACTTCAATGAAGAACTGTATTACCCTTCAGCCCTCTGCCCACAAACTTTAGTCTTGTTTCCAAACGATACTTCAGTGAGGATATAAGGTCCATGACCTCTAGGGTTAGTGTCATCCACTTTGGCAGCAAGCCCCTGACAAACTATAGGGAGATGTGTGAGCACATATCATTGGGTGAGTAACAATACCTCGGAGGTTTCtaagaagatattttaatttttgcttctgttaTCTGGTTTACATTCAAGGCCTACTTGACTCATCATTCTCAGAAATAAACTTTCTTCTGGGTTAGGAAACCTCATCGTGAGACTGGAGATATACTGGTTTGGAAAATTTCCTTAGTTTCTCCTGGCTTCGAAGTCCCCGGCCCTGTAGTGGGGTAAGGCCCATAGGAGGCAGATGAATCTGAATAAGAAGAATAAGAATAATGATAACAGTGAGAATTATAATTATTGCAGCAACTTATATTCACTAAAGATTTACTAAGTACATGCCCTCTGCTAAATGCTAACTCGATACTCATTCTTCCTTAGAGTCCTTACATCATCTTCAATATAATCTCATAGAGATTTATTACTCTAATATTTATAGATACGAATATGTAAGCTTAGAAAGTTAAGAGGCTCAAGGCTCAAGACTGTGCATTAAGTGGTGGGCCCAGGATCTGAACCTAGATCTCCCTGATTCTAGGGCCTGTGCTCTTCTTTGCCATATTTCCTGCATGGAAGAAAAGCCACAGATCACACAGTAAGATGAGGGTCcagagaaggggaggaaaaaaatgcgTACACAAAGATCTTCTATGGATGGTGGAAAACTGGGACCAACATAAATGTCTACTGAGAGGGCGCTGGTTAAATTATGGCATCTTCTTACAATAGGTTGTATTTAAAATGGTTATACTACaaccattttaaaagataaaggcaGAGATATCCAGAGGAGAGAAAGTAAAATAGGTCAGCAATAAACAGTATTCCTGGGATCCCATGTacttaaacaaagaaaatatatgtacacaagtacagaaaaaaaggatatattacCAAACTATTAGGTTGAatcaatataatataaaattgcTGTTTTTGTAAGTCAAGAGTAGAATATTACCATTTCATATGGTCCCATCTTAACAGTTACAGCAGTCACTTCCACAGGGTAAGAAAAGTTTTGACAGTTTTCACTTTCTACCTTATGCATTCCTTTaatgtttgaattttattcttttattaacaatagacttattttttttttcttttttgggagccacactcgcagcatgtggaagttcccaggctaggggtcaaattggagctaccgctgtcggcctatgccacagtcacagcaacatgggatccaagccacatctgcgacctacaccacaactcatggcaatgctggatccttaacccactgagcgaggccagggatcgaacctgcaacttcatggctcctagtcaaatttgtttctgctgcaccacgacggaaaactgggaactccctaaacttgtCATTtataataagagaaatacaaatatttcctTAGATAAGGTGAAAGCAGAGAAAGCTTTCCCTTCCACATATGGGAAAGTTGTACAAGTAGGAGAAATCAGGCATTCACACCTTTTAGTTTGTTGTGATGGGTTCGTGGCCAGGCAAGGATAGCTTATTTCCAACATATATATTACAGGAGCTCTAGACTTCTCGTAAACACTAGCCCTCTTGGAACACATTCTTAGAAATAACCAGGTTGACAAGGGTTCAGTACACACCACATGTTAACTGGAATCACACTTACTGGCCTTGGATAGGGAATCTGGTAGTGGAGTCCCATTTCAATCCTGGCTGTGCATTCATCTATACACCGTTTAATCAggtctgtgtctgtgagctattAAAAGGGGGAAAACGGGTGAGACTGTTAGCCTCTTTCCAGTGCTACCTAATCTATAGGGGTACATTGTCTTAAACTTTTTCCGTTCATCAGCCAGTAAATTAAATATTGATAACTTGAAAAGTCAAAAgcaatttaatataaaatgtactGTGGAttaaacttctaaaaattatTCAGGTAGGTAATTTAAGCACAtgataaaaagaattcaaataacaCAAAAGCATAGAATATAAAACAAAGTGTCCCTCTTCCTCCTGTCTCTCAGGTCCTCTTCTCAGAGACAAAAATTATCAGAAGTTTCTTGTTTGTCCTTCCAGGGACATTCTACACACACATAAGTATACCTCTGTAGACTTagcattttttcttataaaaatgaaagctcTGAACCTTGCATTTTCACTAACAATTTGAAGCTCCTTCCCTGTTTACACATACAGAGCTGCCCCATTCTAACAACTGCACAAAATTCCAACATAATGCTATATTATAATTTAACCAAActtctactgatggacatttaggttatttccaatcTTTTGCCACTATAAACAATGGATTCCTCTAAAAAATGTTTGGCTcacatgcaaatatatttaaaagataagttCCTAGAGAGAGGACTGCTAGGTCAAAGGGTTCATGAAATTTTAATTCTCACAGATACTCCCTGTAGATTCAAATTACCCCCtaagaggttgtaccaatttgtattcccaccaacaatcaATAAAttatatccccaccaacaatGAATGAGAGTACTTCATATCCCACCCCATGTTGATCAAACTTTTAAGTAACTCAATTGTTTTAGCAAGTGCTGTCTAGAAACCCCCCGAATAAGATACTGGTGAGTGatccactttttattttgaacCATAAACTGTCTTGCTCAGTCATGAGGGAAAGAACTGACTTTTGAAATCCAAAACAGTCAAATCTTGGTATACCAGTTTTAAGCATAGGTATGAAAAGTTCATTCTGAAAAACAGAAGGCTAGGTAGGAGAAGGCTAGAAAGCGTTTCATTCCAGGGATGGAAAATGAGTCAATGTTTGGCTCTGCTAAGGTTTGCAAGTGGGCCTCAAAGCAGAGCTGGGATTGCATCAGCCCCAGATGATACCCGCAGTGACGTCTAGGCCATCGTGGCTTGGAAATCCCAAGGGCGCCCCTGTCCTATGCTTCCTCTTGGAGCAGAGAAAATTTCCAAGAACTGCAACACACTGAACCACAGTTGAGTCCCTTGGGGCAGAGGCTCAGCTTTCTATCTGACCTCTGTGTTTCTCAGAAGCTATTGCTCTGATGTCCACCTTGGGAATAGATTTCCATGTTCTCATTTCCCCATTAGGATTCAGAGCAATTAATGAGATTCCTCTGGATTATTATTAAACTCGTGTAGTAACTGAGGTTACAAAAGACTGCTTAAGTCTACATGACGGATTAGGGAGAAAGAAGACCCTAATAAGATAGGTTAACGGGACTGAGGGCTCTTTGGGCTCCAGCTGTCCATCTGAACAAGCTGGGTTAGGGTTCTCCAAATTCCATCATTCAGAGGCTCCCTGTATGCATGATTTTGCCATATCCACACACTACCTATACTAAtattaaacttttcctttttatttatgtatttatttatttggccatgcccgtggcatgcaggagttcccaggccaggactgaacccccacaccacagctataatcaaagccactgcagtgacaatgccagctccttaacccaacCGAGCCATGGAGGAATTCCTtaagcttttcttttaaatggacTCTCTAAGCACAGCATTTGTAAAGCTGTCtgatattccattttctttcttatccaTGATAAAAACAAGTGCATGCTTTAAAATTCAAATCCACCACGACAAAATCATTCAGGTACCGACAAAATCATTCAGGTACCGTCATTGGCGTATACATCCTGCTGGGCCAATTCAAGCAGAGGCAAATGAAGGATTTATTATTGCCTGAAATGAAAACCCAGAGGGTCTTGCCTGCAAAAGTTTACTGGGCACATACTACTGTGATATCCCCAGCACCAGCCTGGACACCCAGAGGCCATGGTCCCAGCCTTCAACTATCAAGGATGTTACCTGAGCAGAACAACCCTGACACGTGAAAAGGCACAGTGGTATATAATCAACAAGAGCAGTGACTGCTACAAACTGCTATATAGGAATGCAGAGGAGGTGGCCAATAGGTGGGGTTGAGTGAGGGCAGAGAACCTGAGGAAGAATTCCTGGAGAAGATCAGTGGAATCAAAGGATTTGTAAATGTTGTTAACTTAGTGACAGCCACAAGGCAGGGCCCATGGGACAGACTGAAAAAGTATAGGAAACTGTCTATGTGCTCGAGGAATTTACAGTCTGGTTGGGGAGACCATACCAACataataaatgaaacaaacaaggaaaaaaagagaccgTAACTAACTAATGAGCCTAGGTATAGGTCAGAGGTCTACAAATTTTTTGATCATCTACtcctttcaataaaaaaaattctgagccCAAAGCTCCCATATATGTACTTACAAGCTCATTAAGTATATTAATAActccattataaatatatacaaaatagg includes:
- the LYRM1 gene encoding LYR motif-containing protein 1 isoform X2, producing MVFPQMTTATRQEVLGLYRRIFRLARKWQAASGQMEDTVKEKQYILNEARTLFQKNKNLTDTDLIKRCIDECTARIEMGLHYQIPYPRPIHLPPMGLTPLQGRGLRSQEKLRKFSKPVYLQSHDEVS
- the LYRM1 gene encoding LYR motif-containing protein 1 isoform X1, encoding MTTATRQEVLGLYRRIFRLARKWQAASGQMEDTVKEKQYILNEARTLFQKNKNLTDTDLIKRCIDECTARIEMGLHYQIPYPRPIHLPPMGLTPLQGRGLRSQEKLRKFSKPVYLQSHDEVS